The following are encoded in a window of Chlorocebus sabaeus isolate Y175 chromosome 10, mChlSab1.0.hap1, whole genome shotgun sequence genomic DNA:
- the PRKRA gene encoding interferon-inducible double-stranded RNA-dependent protein kinase activator A isoform X1: protein MSQSRHRAEAPPLEREDSGTFSLGKMITAKPGKTPIQVLHEYGMKTKNIPVYECERSDVQIHVPTFTFRVTVGDITCTGEGTSKKLAKHRAAEAAINILKANASICFAVPDPLMPDPSKQPKNQLNPIGSLQELAIHHGWRLPEYTLSQEGGPAHKREYTTICRLESFMETGKGASKKQAKRNAAEKFLAKFSNISPENHISLTNVVGHSLGCTWHSLRNSPGEKINLLKRSLLSIPNTDYIQLLSEIAKEQGFNITYLDIDELSANGQYQCLAELSTSPITVCHGSGISCGNAQSDAAHNALQYLKIIAERK from the exons TTTGGGGAAGATGATAACAGCTAAGCCAGGGAAAACACCGATTCAGGTATTACACGAATACGGCATGAAGACCAAGAACATCCCAGTTTATGAATGTGAAAGATCTGATGTGCAAATACATGTGCCCACATTCACCTTCAGAGTAACCGTTGGTGACATAACCTGCACAG GTGAAGGTACAAGTAAGAAGCTGGCGAAACATAGAGCTGCAGAGGCTGCCATAAACATTTTGAAAGCCAATGCAAGTATTTG ctttGCAGTTCCTGATCCCTTAATGCCTGACCCTTCCAAGCAACCAAAGAACCAGCTTAATCCTATTGGTTCATTACAG GAATTGGCTATTCATCATGGCTGGAGACTTCCTGAATATACCCTTTCCCAGGAGGGAGGACCTGCTCATAAGAgagaatataccacaatttgcaGGCTAGAGTCATTTATGGAAACTG GAAAGGGGGCATCAAAAAAGCAAGCCAAAAGGAATGCTGCTGAGAAATTTCTTGCCAAATTTAGTAATATTTCTCCAGAGAACCACATTTCTTTA ACAAATGTAGTAGGACATTCTTTAGGATGTACTTGGCATTCCTTGAGGAATTCTCCTGGTGAaaagatcaacttactgaaaaGAAGCCTCCTTAGTATTCCAAATACAGATTACATCCAGCTGCTTAGTGAAATTGCCAAGGAACAAGGTTTTAATATAACATATTTGGATatag ATGAACTGAGCGCCAATGGACAGTATCAATGTCTTGCTGAACTGTCCACCAGCCCCATCACGGTCTGTCATGGCTCCGGTATCTCCTGTGGCAATGCACAAAGTGATGCAGCTCACAATGCTTTGCAGTATTTAAAGATAATAGcagaaagaaagtaa
- the PRKRA gene encoding interferon-inducible double-stranded RNA-dependent protein kinase activator A isoform X2, translated as MPDPSKQPKNQLNPIGSLQELAIHHGWRLPEYTLSQEGGPAHKREYTTICRLESFMETGKGASKKQAKRNAAEKFLAKFSNISPENHISLTNVVGHSLGCTWHSLRNSPGEKINLLKRSLLSIPNTDYIQLLSEIAKEQGFNITYLDIDELSANGQYQCLAELSTSPITVCHGSGISCGNAQSDAAHNALQYLKIIAERK; from the exons ATGCCTGACCCTTCCAAGCAACCAAAGAACCAGCTTAATCCTATTGGTTCATTACAG GAATTGGCTATTCATCATGGCTGGAGACTTCCTGAATATACCCTTTCCCAGGAGGGAGGACCTGCTCATAAGAgagaatataccacaatttgcaGGCTAGAGTCATTTATGGAAACTG GAAAGGGGGCATCAAAAAAGCAAGCCAAAAGGAATGCTGCTGAGAAATTTCTTGCCAAATTTAGTAATATTTCTCCAGAGAACCACATTTCTTTA ACAAATGTAGTAGGACATTCTTTAGGATGTACTTGGCATTCCTTGAGGAATTCTCCTGGTGAaaagatcaacttactgaaaaGAAGCCTCCTTAGTATTCCAAATACAGATTACATCCAGCTGCTTAGTGAAATTGCCAAGGAACAAGGTTTTAATATAACATATTTGGATatag ATGAACTGAGCGCCAATGGACAGTATCAATGTCTTGCTGAACTGTCCACCAGCCCCATCACGGTCTGTCATGGCTCCGGTATCTCCTGTGGCAATGCACAAAGTGATGCAGCTCACAATGCTTTGCAGTATTTAAAGATAATAGcagaaagaaagtaa